One region of Sulfurisphaera ohwakuensis genomic DNA includes:
- the upsX gene encoding protein UpsX: MSQFSINLPNDLNYWFYTNGETIRLSSNAIVTPEISLSENGINIKGYWVIKRNFSVIHIDEDNNEKIVYSDPQALDFVLLGEEVYPILRKNKYIIFNNEKYIDYKHKYSFYVLENKNKIEVIVNGKLIDLEKPIKYRIYPSFISIVYEDHSVLIDNSGKKERMNKPAFYLGKTSLGDIYQSVAGKIISEQEYDLLGICTSEAYLIGESSSGIIIACGEKVKNYYKGGWSYISNISNITASFVNYNFVIITDLQTSVYTGELKKLFDLQNVKSIIANRKYLFVLSNSHKLYLIEPIEKDLIEVINSNNTLSSPAIIKVSDMWDIKLGKELIEIEKKSESNYRLLYVEPYRLTQVTSTITLENELFKYSKNLEVISENLDISLVNAELIKAVNGRIKGSPEFYNSILRLNIKYKIPSRTEKYIKIKVHEKEYKFNIKDTQGEMFISIPLVKFDNNEELVVLQVERKGYIETTKEFLIPIKIVKENKNYHREEIIENTVRKVIEKSSDSLFEWIKIFEFPLDYENVIIAKARDKVIIEGKEIEVREGKQIIEISKTGYKRIYIVYGIPNPIRNISAKILNNKLYINVDTALRIPITVIYGTQIQTSNGGEYIFELDPAYSSLNIKIYYSNDIKWETKYELQDLFRKSIIYSLVSAVKLKEELATFGLL, from the coding sequence AATTTGCCAAATGATTTAAATTATTGGTTTTATACTAATGGTGAAACGATTAGACTTTCTTCAAACGCGATAGTTACACCAGAAATCTCATTAAGTGAAAATGGTATTAATATTAAGGGATATTGGGTAATAAAAAGAAATTTTTCCGTTATACATATTGATGAAGATAACAATGAAAAAATAGTCTATTCTGATCCTCAAGCTTTAGATTTTGTGCTATTAGGAGAAGAAGTTTATCCTATTTTAAGAAAAAATAAATATATTATATTTAATAACGAAAAATATATTGATTATAAGCACAAATATTCTTTTTATGTGCTAGAAAATAAAAATAAAATTGAAGTAATTGTTAACGGAAAGTTAATAGATTTAGAGAAGCCCATTAAATATAGGATTTATCCCTCATTTATATCTATAGTATATGAAGATCATTCTGTATTAATTGATAATTCTGGGAAAAAAGAGAGAATGAACAAACCAGCTTTTTATCTTGGTAAAACAAGTCTGGGAGATATATATCAATCTGTTGCCGGGAAGATAATTTCTGAACAAGAATATGACCTTTTAGGCATATGTACTTCAGAGGCCTATTTAATAGGAGAGTCTTCTTCTGGTATAATTATCGCGTGTGGAGAAAAAGTAAAAAATTACTATAAAGGAGGATGGTCTTATATTTCTAATATATCAAATATTACAGCTAGCTTTGTAAATTATAATTTCGTAATTATAACTGATCTTCAAACATCTGTTTATACTGGTGAACTTAAGAAGCTATTTGATCTTCAAAACGTTAAAAGTATTATAGCTAATAGAAAATATTTATTTGTTTTATCAAATTCTCATAAGTTATATCTTATAGAACCTATTGAGAAAGATTTGATAGAAGTAATAAATTCTAATAACACCTTGTCATCTCCAGCAATAATAAAAGTTTCTGACATGTGGGATATAAAATTAGGTAAGGAGCTTATTGAAATAGAGAAAAAGAGTGAAAGTAATTACAGGCTATTATATGTTGAGCCTTATAGGTTAACTCAAGTAACTTCGACTATAACATTAGAAAATGAATTATTTAAATATAGTAAGAATTTAGAGGTTATTTCGGAAAATTTAGATATCTCATTAGTTAATGCTGAATTAATTAAGGCTGTTAATGGTAGAATAAAAGGCTCTCCAGAATTTTATAATAGTATATTAAGGCTAAATATAAAATATAAAATTCCAAGTAGAACAGAGAAGTATATTAAAATAAAAGTGCACGAAAAAGAGTATAAATTTAACATAAAAGATACACAAGGAGAAATGTTTATTTCTATACCATTAGTAAAATTTGACAATAACGAAGAATTAGTAGTGCTACAAGTAGAACGTAAAGGGTATATTGAAACTACAAAAGAATTTCTTATACCTATCAAAATTGTAAAGGAAAATAAAAATTATCACAGAGAAGAAATTATTGAAAATACAGTAAGAAAGGTAATAGAAAAATCTAGTGACAGTCTTTTTGAATGGATAAAGATATTCGAGTTTCCATTAGATTATGAAAATGTTATAATAGCTAAAGCAAGAGATAAGGTAATAATTGAAGGTAAAGAAATTGAAGTTAGAGAGGGAAAGCAGATAATAGAAATCTCTAAAACTGGTTACAAGAGGATTTATATAGTTTATGGAATTCCTAACCCTATTAGAAATATAAGTGCTAAAATACTTAATAATAAGCTATACATAAATGTGGATACAGCTTTAAGAATACCAATTACAGTAATTTATGGTACTCAAATTCAAACAAGTAATGGTGGCGAATATATTTTTGAATTAGATCCTGCTTATTCTTCTTTAAATATAAAAATTTATTACTCAAATGATATAAAATGGGAAACAAAATATGAACTTCAAGATCTATTTAGAAAATCTATAATTTATTCATTGGTTAGTGCGGTAAAATTAAAAGAAGAGCTAGCTACTTTTGGTCTTTTATAA
- a CDS encoding type II/IV secretion system ATPase subunit gives MTTILHEYYVGPAKIRILRDDNGICKYIVEEPQLTEYEEEIKNSILSEIMYTNLKNIEDFVISKLKDKGFKDDVIEKILYHVKKSMLYDNITPLMLDQEIEEIECRGFGYPITVIHRSFSECIRLFTNIIPKNEDDIIKIIEKMANKANKSINIAKPYVEFSLPEGHRVAATLGSEISLPGSTFDIRKFPSKPLSIIQMIINGMLNELIASYLWFIMKYKPFIMILGPTGSGKTSLLTAILNLINPSYKILTIEDTPEINITSDNWVRFISRSTLAGNYDVTLSDLAKLALRYRPDYLVVGEVRGKEIEALIHAAASGHGSLTTFHGSRPIDAITRITDLLSSDLSKLFLQTIWSFIIVSRRKEGNKSIRSIIGIYETLIDKNKIKFKKVIEWSFIKNEFIPLDINSLSKRSYRLKWISRVYGLSIEEIRQEIERRMNFLTTLKNEKVIDFVDVSYKIRKFYEVGEVSAKNVAQ, from the coding sequence ATGACAACTATTCTTCATGAGTACTATGTAGGTCCAGCTAAAATAAGAATATTACGTGATGATAATGGAATTTGTAAATACATTGTTGAAGAACCACAACTAACAGAATACGAAGAAGAAATAAAGAATTCCATATTATCTGAAATTATGTATACTAATTTAAAAAACATAGAAGATTTTGTAATTAGTAAGTTAAAAGATAAAGGATTTAAGGATGATGTAATTGAAAAAATTCTCTATCATGTTAAAAAAAGCATGCTATATGATAATATAACTCCATTAATGTTAGATCAAGAAATTGAAGAAATTGAATGTAGAGGTTTTGGTTATCCTATAACTGTCATTCACAGATCTTTTTCGGAATGTATTAGACTTTTCACGAATATAATTCCAAAAAACGAGGATGATATTATAAAAATTATTGAGAAAATGGCAAATAAGGCCAATAAAAGTATTAATATAGCTAAACCTTATGTTGAGTTTTCACTCCCAGAAGGACATAGAGTAGCTGCTACTTTAGGCAGTGAAATATCATTACCTGGTTCTACATTTGATATACGTAAATTTCCGTCTAAACCTCTCAGTATTATCCAGATGATCATTAATGGTATGTTAAATGAGCTAATAGCATCTTATTTATGGTTCATAATGAAATATAAACCATTTATAATGATCTTGGGACCTACTGGTTCTGGTAAGACTTCTCTCTTAACAGCTATTCTTAATTTAATTAATCCAAGTTATAAGATTTTAACAATTGAAGACACTCCAGAAATAAATATAACCAGTGACAATTGGGTTAGGTTTATAAGTAGATCAACTTTGGCAGGTAACTATGATGTAACTTTAAGTGATTTAGCTAAATTAGCTCTACGATATAGGCCCGATTATTTAGTGGTTGGAGAAGTTAGAGGAAAAGAGATAGAAGCTCTAATTCATGCTGCAGCATCTGGCCATGGTTCTTTAACTACTTTTCATGGTTCAAGACCTATAGACGCTATTACTAGAATAACTGATTTACTATCTTCTGATTTGTCTAAACTTTTTTTGCAAACTATATGGTCCTTCATAATAGTAAGTAGAAGAAAAGAAGGAAACAAAAGTATTCGTAGTATAATCGGAATATATGAGACTTTAATAGATAAAAATAAAATTAAATTTAAAAAAGTAATTGAATGGTCGTTTATAAAAAATGAATTTATTCCTCTAGATATAAATTCTTTATCAAAGAGATCATATAGACTAAAATGGATTAGTAGAGTTTATGGGTTATCCATTGAAGAGATAAGACAAGAAATAGAAAGAAGGATGAATTTCCTTACTACTTTAAAAAACGAGAAAGTTATTGATTTTGTTGATGTTTCTTACAAAATAAGAAAGTTTTATGAAGTAGGTGAGGTTAGTGCTAAGAATGTTGCTCAATAA
- the upsF gene encoding membrane pilin protein UpsF — MLLNKLNKISPCNVFNQKIKEYIEYYGDDYNKICSKYHYLLKIFILLLIAITILGMFLLRFLIFLDIPTGLIAYTYPLVYTWSRREEYKKTVNLEAPFTTIIVYINSIVDKSLLYTFKELSEVKELKIPRIEYTFLNKMIEYMGFSYIKALEKRANLHRGDLLGKLYDNYLAALNLGVTIKDRLRDVLKDVMYELKESYKTYIDKSAELAEIQFALLLLLPIVLLGFAFTFKTSITELLLPLLFIPPLIFVISTIQPGVDYNIKHNKYIYSLIIIPIAIFIPVQIAFRLIIIFSVLLFVSFFIYQQIQLANELEKSLPLLLKEIAEYLRLGYTIQNAIPRIKINSSKVNKVLSEILRQSNEISTPSKLFNMSMKVLFIISKSGSSSVALEELANAINEIVYAKQSLIRQLRLYDAMIILTPIMLWLAFGTLNKIVSSTLPAIDIIAAYSVGSVILFSKLSRFTLLYFPAILLLVVVLLILSFLPPVF; from the coding sequence ATGTTGCTCAATAAGCTCAATAAAATTTCTCCATGTAATGTTTTTAATCAGAAAATTAAGGAGTATATTGAATATTATGGCGATGATTATAACAAAATCTGTAGTAAGTATCATTATCTATTAAAAATATTTATTTTATTACTAATAGCAATAACTATACTAGGAATGTTTTTATTAAGATTCTTAATATTTCTTGATATACCAACTGGATTAATAGCATATACTTATCCTTTGGTTTATACTTGGTCTAGAAGAGAAGAATATAAGAAAACTGTAAACTTAGAAGCTCCTTTTACCACTATAATAGTCTATATTAATTCAATTGTAGATAAAAGTTTATTATATACTTTTAAGGAGCTATCAGAAGTTAAAGAGTTAAAAATACCCAGAATTGAGTACACGTTTCTTAATAAAATGATAGAATATATGGGGTTTTCATACATTAAGGCGTTAGAAAAGAGGGCTAATTTGCACCGCGGAGATTTGTTAGGGAAATTATATGACAATTATCTTGCTGCTTTAAATCTAGGTGTAACTATTAAGGATCGATTAAGGGATGTACTAAAAGATGTAATGTATGAGTTAAAAGAATCATATAAGACCTATATTGATAAATCCGCCGAACTAGCAGAAATTCAGTTTGCTTTACTGTTATTGCTTCCTATTGTATTGCTCGGATTCGCATTTACTTTTAAAACATCAATTACTGAACTTCTTCTTCCTTTACTCTTTATTCCCCCACTAATTTTTGTAATTTCGACCATTCAACCGGGAGTTGATTATAATATTAAACATAATAAGTATATTTATTCGCTTATAATAATTCCGATAGCTATATTTATTCCTGTACAAATAGCATTTAGATTGATAATAATTTTTTCAGTACTCTTATTTGTAAGTTTCTTCATATATCAACAAATACAATTAGCTAATGAATTAGAGAAATCATTGCCATTATTACTTAAGGAAATAGCAGAGTATCTAAGACTGGGATATACTATACAGAATGCAATACCTAGAATAAAAATTAACTCATCTAAAGTAAATAAAGTTTTAAGTGAGATCTTAAGACAATCCAATGAGATCTCAACACCATCAAAACTATTTAATATGAGTATGAAAGTTTTATTTATTATATCAAAATCTGGTTCCTCTTCGGTAGCTTTAGAGGAATTAGCTAATGCAATCAATGAAATAGTATATGCTAAACAATCTCTAATTAGACAACTTAGACTGTATGATGCTATGATAATATTAACTCCAATAATGTTATGGTTAGCATTTGGTACTTTAAATAAGATAGTAAGTAGCACACTTCCAGCAATAGATATAATAGCGGCTTATAGTGTTGGTTCAGTAATTTTATTCTCTAAATTATCTAGATTCACATTATTATATTTCCCAGCAATTTTGCTTCTTGTAGTAGTCTTACTAATACTTTCGTTTTTGCCACCCGTCTTTTAA
- the upsA gene encoding pilin subunit UpsA, with translation MRRTKGISSILGTVIVLAITIALGALLYAYANGMFSNLTQNVNVGAQAQIIVNPSTGESYLQFSLTNNGNIQVIIYNITVRGASNTGSLGYTSNNVSIELNPGQSYQDIMPITSSSLSVQPGNYYTVIFLGKTSTGKPFSIVLNVLASETE, from the coding sequence ATGAGAAGAACTAAAGGGATTTCATCAATATTAGGAACTGTAATAGTATTAGCAATAACTATAGCTTTAGGGGCATTGTTATATGCATATGCAAACGGAATGTTTAGTAATCTAACTCAAAATGTTAATGTTGGTGCTCAGGCTCAAATTATTGTAAATCCTTCCACTGGCGAATCCTATCTTCAATTTTCCTTAACAAATAATGGCAACATACAAGTTATTATATATAATATAACAGTAAGAGGAGCCAGCAATACTGGTTCTTTAGGCTATACAAGTAATAATGTATCTATAGAATTAAATCCTGGCCAATCCTATCAGGACATAATGCCAATAACTAGTTCTAGCTTATCCGTACAACCAGGCAATTATTATACCGTAATATTTCTTGGTAAAACCTCAACTGGCAAACCATTCTCAATAGTTCTCAATGTGCTTGCTAGTGAGACAGAGTGA
- the upsB gene encoding pilin subunit UpsB, which yields MKGISSIFSSLIVTMITISLAVPLFFYFNGLYDNNNGIISQNFNKLNNATLTQLSIINLGNSTAQIYFYNYGKSQISISLLIINNKEYHINIVIKPNEIIPLSKIIGANLILTNSTLIIEMNGNYYYYNIR from the coding sequence ATGAAAGGTATTTCGTCAATTTTTTCTTCACTAATTGTTACTATGATAACCATAAGTTTAGCAGTACCATTATTCTTCTATTTTAATGGATTATATGATAATAATAATGGGATCATAAGCCAAAATTTTAATAAACTAAATAATGCTACACTTACTCAATTATCTATAATAAATCTAGGAAATAGTACAGCTCAAATATATTTTTATAACTATGGAAAAAGTCAGATTAGTATTAGTTTACTAATTATAAATAACAAAGAATATCATATAAATATAGTTATAAAACCAAATGAAATTATACCATTAAGTAAAATAATTGGTGCTAATTTAATTCTGACAAATTCTACTTTAATAATAGAAATGAACGGTAATTATTATTACTATAATATTAGATAA